From Ancylobacter pratisalsi, one genomic window encodes:
- a CDS encoding sugar ABC transporter ATP-binding protein codes for MNTAAPALELVDVRKSYGPIEILHGIDFALHAGEVHALIGENGAGKSTIMKILGGFVPPTSGEVRLDGKAAPYTSGAEAEAAGVVVIHQEFNLAADLTVSENIWLGREIGGLFLDHKAMRRGTQALLDELDCSIRPQTRIRDLPVSDRQMVEIAKALARKARVLIMDEPSAVLTHRELEVLFRQIERLRSQNVALLYTSHRLEEVTRLADRVTVLRDGAVVRRAARGELTEDGMATAMIGRDLQDIYPPKRHHAGEVALEVRGFSVPPLVQDISFALRRGEVLGISGLIGSGRTELAEGLVGLRPASGEILRNGRPVTIRSVRDSASHGLAYLTEDRKERGLLLDKTLRENLTLANLSRFGTPFLSDTREDAALTKAIADFDIRAPRRDMRVGNLSGGNQQKLLLAKTLLSDPEILIIDEPTRGIDVGTKSQIYAFIDVLAAEGRSVIVISSDMPEILGLSDRVLVMRQGRLAGELSGERVTETAIVRLVMGTSEDVGEEPAHV; via the coding sequence ATGAACACTGCGGCACCGGCGCTTGAACTCGTCGATGTACGCAAGAGCTACGGGCCGATTGAAATCCTGCACGGCATAGACTTCGCGCTCCATGCCGGAGAGGTGCACGCCCTGATCGGCGAGAACGGCGCGGGCAAGTCGACGATCATGAAGATCCTCGGCGGCTTCGTGCCGCCGACCTCCGGCGAGGTCCGGCTCGACGGCAAGGCCGCCCCCTATACCAGCGGCGCCGAGGCCGAGGCCGCCGGCGTTGTGGTGATCCATCAGGAATTCAATCTCGCGGCCGATCTGACCGTGAGCGAGAACATCTGGCTCGGCCGGGAGATCGGCGGCCTGTTCCTCGATCACAAGGCGATGCGTAGGGGTACGCAGGCGCTGCTGGACGAACTCGACTGCTCCATCCGCCCGCAGACCCGCATCCGCGACCTGCCCGTCTCCGACCGGCAGATGGTGGAAATCGCCAAGGCGCTCGCCCGCAAGGCCCGCGTCCTGATTATGGACGAACCCTCGGCCGTGCTGACCCACCGCGAGCTGGAGGTGCTGTTCCGGCAGATCGAGCGGCTTCGTTCACAGAACGTGGCACTGCTCTACACGTCTCACCGGCTCGAGGAAGTGACCCGCCTCGCCGACCGCGTCACCGTGCTGCGCGACGGCGCCGTGGTGCGCCGGGCCGCGCGCGGTGAACTGACCGAGGACGGCATGGCGACCGCCATGATCGGCCGTGATCTTCAGGACATTTATCCGCCCAAGCGCCACCACGCCGGCGAGGTGGCGCTGGAGGTGCGCGGCTTCAGCGTGCCCCCACTGGTACAGGACATCTCCTTTGCGCTCCGGCGCGGCGAGGTGCTCGGGATTTCCGGGCTCATAGGCTCGGGACGGACCGAACTGGCCGAAGGGCTGGTGGGACTTCGTCCGGCCAGCGGCGAAATTCTCCGTAATGGACGGCCGGTCACCATCCGCTCCGTTCGGGACTCGGCTTCCCACGGCCTCGCCTATCTGACCGAAGACAGGAAGGAACGCGGGCTGCTGCTCGACAAGACGCTGCGCGAAAACCTCACCCTTGCAAACCTGTCGCGCTTCGGCACGCCGTTTCTCTCGGACACACGCGAGGACGCGGCGCTCACCAAGGCCATCGCGGATTTCGACATCCGGGCGCCGCGCCGCGACATGCGGGTCGGCAATCTCTCGGGTGGCAACCAGCAAAAGCTGTTGCTGGCCAAAACCCTGCTTTCCGACCCTGAGATCCTCATCATCGACGAACCGACGCGCGGCATCGACGTCGGCACCAAGAGTCAGATCTACGCGTTCATCGACGTGCTCGCCGCCGAGGGCCGCAGCGTGATCGTGATCTCGTCCGACATGCCGGAAATCCTTGGCTTGTCGGATCGTGTGCTGGTGATGCGGCAGGGCCGCCTCGCCGGCGAGCTGAGCGGAGAGCGCGTCACTGAAACCGCCATCGTCCGTCTGGTGATGGGCACATCCGAAGACGTCGGGGAGGAACCCGCCCATGTCTGA
- a CDS encoding ABC transporter permease — translation MSDAAARPLNGFRLPSLSALGPLLALILLVVLGALLNDNFLSSGNITNVLARSAFIGMIAVGMTFVITSGGLDLSVGSMAAFIAGVMILAMNALLPSMGVGVPLVLAGMVIALGVGLLAGLTNGLLVTRAGIEPFIVTLGTMGIFRSLVTWLADGGTISLDFAVRQFYRPVYYSGLFGIAWPILVFAAVAIAGQVAMRHTRFGRYCEAIGSNDKVALYSAVNVDRIRLLSYVLLGLLVGLATIMYVPRLGSASGSTGMLWELEAIAAVIIGGTALKGGYGRVWGTVVGVLILSLIDNILNLADLVSPYLNGTIQGGIIVLAVVLQRGKSSA, via the coding sequence ATGTCTGACGCCGCCGCGCGCCCCCTCAATGGGTTCCGCCTGCCGAGCCTGTCCGCCCTCGGCCCGCTCCTGGCGCTGATCCTGCTCGTCGTACTAGGCGCCCTCCTGAACGACAACTTCCTGTCGTCGGGCAACATCACCAACGTGCTGGCCCGCTCGGCCTTCATCGGCATGATCGCGGTGGGCATGACCTTCGTCATCACCTCGGGCGGGCTCGACCTCTCGGTGGGTTCGATGGCGGCCTTCATCGCCGGGGTGATGATCCTGGCGATGAACGCCCTCCTGCCCTCCATGGGCGTCGGGGTGCCGCTCGTTCTCGCGGGCATGGTGATCGCTCTTGGCGTCGGCCTTCTGGCCGGGCTGACCAACGGCCTTCTCGTCACCCGAGCCGGCATCGAGCCCTTCATCGTGACCCTCGGCACCATGGGCATCTTCCGCTCGCTGGTGACCTGGCTCGCCGATGGCGGGACCATCAGCCTCGACTTCGCGGTGCGCCAGTTCTACCGGCCGGTCTACTATTCCGGTCTGTTCGGGATCGCGTGGCCGATCCTCGTTTTCGCCGCCGTCGCCATTGCCGGGCAGGTCGCCATGCGCCACACGCGCTTCGGTCGCTATTGCGAGGCCATAGGCTCGAACGACAAGGTCGCGCTGTATTCGGCGGTGAATGTCGATCGCATCCGCCTGCTCTCCTATGTGCTGCTGGGGCTGCTCGTCGGGCTGGCGACCATCATGTACGTGCCGCGCCTCGGCTCCGCCTCGGGCTCGACCGGCATGCTGTGGGAGCTGGAGGCCATCGCCGCCGTCATCATCGGCGGGACAGCGCTGAAGGGTGGCTATGGCCGGGTGTGGGGCACCGTCGTCGGCGTCCTGATCCTCAGCCTCATCGACAACATTCTCAATCTCGCCGACCTCGTCTCGCCCTACCTCAACGGCACGATTCAGGGCGGCATAATTGTGCTCGCGGTGGTTCTCCAACGCGGCAAATCATCCGCCTGA
- a CDS encoding ABC transporter substrate-binding protein — protein MERRTFLATGAFAAAAVTAGLAAPAAAQGKKVVIGVSIPSATHGFMGGLNWHAQETLKRLKATYPNLEFVLATAGAVGKQVNDIEDMMATRNIDALVVLPFESEPLTSPVKSVKDAGKWVTVVDRGLSQAGIEDLYVAGDNTAFGRVAGEYFRANLKPGAKIVVLRGIPTTLDNERVDAFTAAVKGSGIEILDMQHGNWNRDKAFSVMQDYLSKHQQIDAVWAADDDMAIGVLEAISQAGRQKEMWVVGGAGMKEIVKRIMNKDPQLPVDVTYPPALISAALEITALRFVSDTPVYGRFIIGSTLITPDNAAQFFFPDSPF, from the coding sequence ATGGAACGCAGGACATTCCTCGCCACGGGCGCCTTCGCGGCTGCGGCGGTCACAGCCGGGCTAGCCGCGCCCGCCGCCGCGCAGGGCAAGAAGGTGGTGATCGGCGTGTCGATCCCCTCCGCCACCCACGGCTTCATGGGCGGGCTCAACTGGCACGCGCAGGAGACCCTCAAGCGGCTGAAGGCGACCTATCCCAACCTCGAATTCGTGCTCGCCACCGCCGGTGCGGTCGGCAAGCAGGTGAACGACATCGAGGACATGATGGCCACGCGCAACATCGACGCGCTGGTGGTGCTGCCCTTCGAATCCGAGCCGCTCACCAGCCCGGTCAAATCGGTGAAGGACGCCGGCAAATGGGTGACGGTGGTGGATCGCGGGCTGTCGCAGGCCGGGATCGAGGATCTGTATGTGGCCGGCGACAACACCGCCTTCGGGCGCGTGGCGGGCGAGTATTTCCGCGCCAACCTCAAGCCCGGCGCCAAGATCGTCGTGCTGCGCGGCATCCCCACCACGCTGGACAATGAGCGCGTGGACGCCTTCACCGCCGCCGTAAAGGGCTCGGGGATCGAGATCCTCGATATGCAGCACGGCAACTGGAACCGCGACAAGGCCTTCTCGGTGATGCAGGACTACCTGTCCAAGCATCAGCAGATCGACGCGGTCTGGGCAGCCGACGACGACATGGCGATCGGCGTGCTGGAGGCCATCTCGCAGGCGGGCCGTCAGAAGGAGATGTGGGTCGTCGGCGGCGCCGGCATGAAGGAGATCGTCAAGCGGATCATGAACAAGGATCCGCAACTGCCGGTCGACGTCACCTACCCCCCAGCGCTCATCTCCGCCGCATTGGAAATCACCGCACTGCGGTTCGTTTCCGACACGCCGGTCTATGGGCGCTTCATCATCGGCTCGACGTTGATCACGCCGGACAACGCGGCGCAGTTCTTCTTCCCCGACAGCCCATTCTGA
- a CDS encoding ABC transporter substrate-binding protein, with translation MLKKWIPLLGVAAVCGSLSMPQAAKAEQLTLCWAAWDPANALVELSKDFTTKTGIDMKFEFVPWTSYADRFLNELNSRGKLCDLIIGDSQWLGGAAENGHYVKLNDFFAKEGIKMDDFVPATVVGYSEWPKNTPNYWALPAMGDVVGWTYRKDWFERPELQKEFKAKYGWDLDAPKTYDQLKQIAEFFQKREIDGKTIYGASIYTERGSEGITMGVTNVLYDWGFMYENPKKPYDMNGYVNSPDAVKGLEFYKSLYDCCTPPGSSNVYMVESADAFKSGQVAMQMNFAFTWPGLYKDEKVGGDRIGFFPNPAEKYHFAQLGGQGISVVSYSSKRDAALEYIKWFAQPDVQAKWWQLGGYSCLKSVVDAPSFKSSQPYATAFLESMAIVKDFWAEPSYAELLQAMQKRVHDYVIAGKGTAKEALDDLEKDWTQIFKDDGKI, from the coding sequence ATGCTGAAGAAGTGGATACCCCTTCTCGGGGTGGCGGCCGTGTGCGGTTCGCTGTCGATGCCGCAAGCGGCCAAGGCCGAACAGCTGACCCTGTGCTGGGCGGCGTGGGACCCGGCCAATGCGCTGGTCGAGCTGTCGAAGGACTTCACCACAAAGACCGGCATCGACATGAAATTCGAGTTCGTCCCCTGGACGAGCTACGCGGATCGCTTCCTCAACGAGCTCAATTCCCGCGGCAAGCTGTGCGACCTGATCATCGGCGACAGCCAGTGGCTCGGCGGCGCCGCCGAGAACGGTCACTATGTGAAGCTGAACGACTTCTTCGCCAAGGAAGGCATCAAGATGGATGACTTCGTGCCGGCGACGGTGGTCGGCTATTCGGAATGGCCGAAGAACACGCCGAACTACTGGGCATTGCCGGCAATGGGCGACGTCGTCGGCTGGACCTATCGCAAGGACTGGTTCGAGCGCCCCGAGCTGCAGAAGGAATTCAAGGCCAAGTATGGCTGGGATCTGGACGCGCCCAAGACCTATGACCAGCTCAAGCAGATCGCCGAATTCTTCCAGAAGCGGGAGATCGACGGCAAGACCATCTATGGCGCCTCGATCTACACCGAGCGCGGCTCGGAAGGCATCACCATGGGCGTGACCAACGTCCTGTACGACTGGGGCTTCATGTATGAGAACCCCAAAAAGCCCTATGACATGAACGGCTATGTGAATTCTCCCGATGCCGTGAAGGGACTGGAGTTCTACAAGTCGCTCTATGATTGCTGCACTCCGCCCGGCAGCTCGAACGTCTACATGGTCGAATCCGCGGACGCGTTCAAATCCGGCCAGGTCGCGATGCAGATGAACTTCGCCTTCACCTGGCCTGGCCTCTACAAGGACGAAAAGGTCGGTGGCGATCGCATCGGCTTCTTCCCCAACCCGGCCGAGAAATACCATTTCGCCCAGCTCGGCGGTCAGGGGATCTCGGTGGTGTCCTATTCGAGCAAGCGCGACGCCGCGCTCGAGTACATCAAGTGGTTCGCCCAGCCCGACGTGCAGGCGAAGTGGTGGCAGCTCGGCGGCTATTCCTGCCTGAAGTCGGTGGTCGACGCTCCCAGCTTCAAGTCCAGCCAGCCCTATGCCACGGCCTTCCTGGAATCCATGGCCATCGTGAAGGACTTCTGGGCCGAGCCGAGCTACGCCGAGCTGCTGCAGGCCATGCAGAAGCGGGTGCATGACTATGTCATCGCCGGCAAGGGCACCGCCAAGGAAGCGCTCGACGACCTGGAGAAGGACTGGACGCAGATCTTCAAGGACGACGGCAAGATCTGA
- a CDS encoding carbohydrate ABC transporter permease yields MTASHETFTDKVADAAIRATPQSVAARVRGLSDRAIAWLFIAPTILLLLAINIFPLFWAVYLSFTNYRANRPNAVVQNVGLGNYSRVLNDPDIWASMQTTAHFVFWTIVLQTLIGFGLAYLIDRKFRGHAFWTTLILIPMMLSPAVVGNFWRFLYEPQIGLFAYAVSFLSGVPTSEIQMLGSVSLAPWAIIIVDTWMWTPYVMLICLAGLRSIPDYIYEAAEVDRASAWRQFWSITVPMALPFIMLAVLFRGIENFKMFDMVNLLTGGGPGSTTEVASIALKRDAFEAWATGRSSAFAIILFVAVFGLANIYVKALNKVKQR; encoded by the coding sequence GTGACCGCTTCACACGAGACCTTTACCGACAAGGTGGCAGATGCTGCCATCCGCGCGACTCCCCAGTCCGTCGCGGCCCGCGTGCGCGGCCTGTCCGACAGGGCCATCGCCTGGCTGTTCATCGCGCCGACCATCCTGCTTCTGCTGGCCATCAACATCTTCCCGCTCTTCTGGGCGGTCTATCTGTCCTTCACCAATTACCGGGCCAACCGCCCGAATGCGGTGGTGCAGAATGTCGGGCTCGGCAATTACTCGCGCGTGCTGAACGATCCCGATATCTGGGCGTCGATGCAGACCACCGCGCATTTCGTCTTCTGGACCATCGTGCTGCAGACATTGATCGGCTTCGGCCTCGCCTATCTGATCGACCGGAAATTCCGCGGCCACGCCTTCTGGACCACCCTGATCCTCATCCCGATGATGTTGTCACCGGCCGTGGTGGGCAATTTCTGGCGCTTCCTCTACGAGCCGCAAATCGGGCTGTTCGCCTATGCCGTCTCCTTCCTCAGCGGCGTTCCCACTTCCGAGATCCAGATGCTCGGCAGTGTGAGCCTCGCGCCCTGGGCGATCATCATCGTCGATACCTGGATGTGGACGCCCTACGTGATGCTGATCTGCCTCGCCGGGCTGCGTTCCATTCCCGATTACATCTATGAGGCTGCGGAAGTCGATCGCGCCTCGGCCTGGCGGCAGTTCTGGTCGATCACCGTGCCCATGGCGCTGCCCTTCATCATGCTGGCGGTGCTGTTCCGGGGCATCGAGAACTTCAAGATGTTCGACATGGTGAACCTGCTCACTGGCGGCGGGCCTGGCTCGACCACGGAAGTGGCCTCCATCGCGCTCAAACGCGACGCCTTCGAAGCCTGGGCCACGGGCCGCTCCTCGGCCTTCGCCATCATCCTGTTCGTCGCGGTGTTCGGCCTCGCCAACATCTATGTCAAAGCGCTCAACAAGGTGAAGCAGAGATGA
- a CDS encoding carbohydrate ABC transporter permease, translating to MSSANSAHSVVEPSATSKRVAATLVIAYALITMVPLAWIFLTSIKSPPDSISYPPKILFSPSLEGYCNLFTTRTRQTPEYIAALPAPDGVCDEVTRERNMVIAGPSNFLPRFANSLIIAFGSTFLAVLLGTLAAYGFSRFKVPMADDLLFFILSTRMMPPIAVAIPIYLMYRQLGLSDTALGMILLYTAVNVSLAVWLLKGFIDEIPREYEEAAMIDGYTRLQAFRKVVLPQATTGIAATAIFCLIFAWNEYAFAALLTSGSAQTAPPFIPTIIGEGGQDWPAVAAGTTIFLVPILVFTILLRKQLLRGITFGAVRK from the coding sequence ATGAGCTCCGCCAATTCCGCCCATTCGGTCGTCGAACCGAGCGCCACCTCCAAGCGCGTCGCCGCGACGCTTGTCATCGCCTATGCGCTCATCACCATGGTGCCGCTGGCCTGGATCTTCCTGACCAGCATCAAGTCGCCGCCGGACTCGATCTCCTACCCGCCGAAGATCCTCTTCAGCCCCTCGCTTGAGGGGTATTGCAACCTGTTCACGACGCGCACGCGGCAGACGCCGGAATACATCGCCGCGCTGCCCGCACCGGACGGCGTCTGCGATGAGGTGACGCGCGAGCGAAACATGGTGATCGCGGGCCCCTCCAACTTCCTGCCGCGCTTCGCCAATTCGCTCATCATCGCATTCGGGTCGACCTTCCTCGCCGTGCTGCTCGGCACGTTGGCCGCCTACGGCTTCTCCCGGTTCAAGGTGCCGATGGCCGATGATCTGCTCTTCTTCATCCTTTCGACCCGGATGATGCCGCCCATCGCCGTCGCGATCCCGATCTACCTGATGTACCGGCAGCTTGGCCTGTCGGACACCGCGCTTGGCATGATCCTGCTTTACACGGCGGTGAACGTCTCGCTCGCGGTCTGGCTGCTGAAGGGCTTCATCGACGAGATTCCGCGCGAATATGAAGAGGCCGCGATGATCGACGGCTATACGCGGCTGCAGGCGTTCCGGAAGGTCGTGCTGCCGCAGGCCACCACCGGCATCGCCGCCACCGCCATCTTCTGCCTGATCTTCGCCTGGAACGAATACGCCTTCGCCGCGCTGCTGACCTCCGGCAGCGCGCAGACGGCGCCACCCTTCATCCCGACCATCATCGGCGAGGGCGGGCAGGACTGGCCGGCGGTCGCGGCGGGAACGACAATCTTCCTGGTGCCGATCCTCGTCTTCACCATCCTGCTCCGCAAGCAGCTCTTGCGCGGCATCACCTTCGGAGCGGTGCGCAAATGA
- a CDS encoding ABC transporter ATP-binding protein — protein MAEIRVDHLHKAFSEFVAVRDSSFTVEDGEFLALLGPSGCGKTTTLRMIAGLELPTSGTIHLGGEDVTFRRASERDIAFVFQLFALYPHMNVRKNIAFPLLSQGVPRSEIKRRVEETAKLLQIDHILDKSVSGLAGGDRQRVALGRAIVRRPKCFLMDEPLGTLDAEFRDVMVRELRELHNRIGATTVYVTHDQIEAMAMADKIAVMNHGVIEQFDTPQEIYNRPASMYVADFIGSPPMNFIRFNAGLAKGASSARIGEADVTMPELRADVMPGELALGVRPEHVRFSDASPLRGAIYGSEYLGTTQIVIIKTAGGTVRARLPAEQSYRIGDTVGLVFASERLSLFECGSGSVVPSALHEGVGIGGNHHG, from the coding sequence ATGGCGGAGATCAGGGTCGATCACCTGCACAAGGCCTTCAGCGAGTTCGTAGCGGTGCGGGACTCTTCCTTCACCGTGGAGGATGGTGAATTTCTTGCGCTGCTGGGCCCTTCCGGCTGCGGCAAGACCACGACGCTGCGCATGATCGCGGGGCTGGAGCTGCCGACCAGCGGTACCATCCATCTCGGCGGCGAAGACGTGACCTTCCGGCGCGCCAGCGAACGCGACATCGCCTTCGTGTTCCAGCTCTTCGCGCTCTACCCGCACATGAACGTGCGAAAGAACATCGCCTTCCCCCTGCTCTCGCAGGGCGTGCCAAGGAGCGAGATCAAGCGTCGGGTCGAGGAAACGGCGAAGCTGCTGCAGATCGACCACATCCTCGACAAGTCGGTTTCCGGTCTCGCCGGCGGCGATCGCCAACGGGTGGCACTGGGCCGCGCCATTGTACGCCGACCCAAATGCTTCCTGATGGACGAGCCGCTCGGCACGCTCGATGCCGAGTTCCGCGACGTGATGGTGCGCGAGTTGCGCGAGCTGCACAACCGGATCGGCGCCACCACGGTCTATGTCACCCATGACCAGATCGAGGCCATGGCCATGGCGGATAAGATCGCCGTCATGAACCACGGCGTGATCGAGCAGTTCGACACGCCGCAGGAGATCTACAACCGCCCGGCCTCCATGTATGTCGCCGACTTCATCGGCTCGCCACCGATGAACTTCATCCGCTTCAACGCCGGGCTGGCGAAAGGCGCAAGCAGCGCACGCATCGGCGAGGCGGACGTGACCATGCCGGAACTGCGCGCGGATGTGATGCCCGGTGAGCTGGCGCTGGGGGTCAGGCCCGAGCATGTTCGCTTCTCCGACGCCTCGCCGCTGCGCGGCGCGATCTATGGCAGCGAGTATCTCGGCACGACGCAGATCGTGATCATCAAGACGGCGGGCGGCACGGTGCGGGCGCGTCTGCCCGCCGAGCAGAGCTACCGCATTGGCGACACGGTCGGACTGGTCTTCGCCAGCGAACGCCTTTCGCTGTTCGAATGCGGCTCGGGCTCCGTGGTCCCGTCCGCCCTGCACGAAGGCGTCGGCATCGGAGGCAATCATCATGGCTGA
- a CDS encoding ABC transporter ATP-binding protein, whose protein sequence is MADVTLAGVTKSFGEKRAIASLDLTIADGEFVVLLGPTGAGKTTTLRLIAGLETPDEGVVSIGGRPVNGEGPAMRDVAFVFQQYSLYPHLTVYENLAFPLRSPARRLDRATIDARVRQVAAMVRIDHKLENRSTRLSGGEMQRVAIGRALVRRPSIYLMDEPLSSLDAKLRGELRLELKRIQKETGSTLLYVTHDQIEAMTMADRIGILAEGKLVQIGTPREIYTNPANLHVAARLGQPHINLLPADLLPGPTPPAGTRTIGARTEHLEIARSPDGNAEIVRVEHLGDQNHLHITMGAHKITTLADPDMPVDAGDRISLTLKRPLYFGQDGQRLA, encoded by the coding sequence ATGGCTGATGTCACGCTGGCGGGCGTCACCAAGAGCTTCGGCGAGAAACGAGCGATCGCCAGCCTCGATCTCACCATCGCCGACGGCGAGTTCGTCGTCCTTCTCGGCCCCACGGGAGCGGGCAAGACGACCACCCTGCGGCTCATCGCCGGGTTGGAAACGCCCGATGAGGGGGTGGTGAGCATCGGCGGCCGACCGGTGAATGGCGAAGGTCCCGCCATGCGCGACGTGGCGTTCGTGTTCCAGCAATATTCGCTCTATCCGCATCTGACGGTCTACGAGAACCTGGCCTTCCCCTTGCGCTCCCCCGCACGGCGGCTGGACAGGGCGACGATCGACGCCAGAGTGCGGCAGGTCGCCGCCATGGTGCGCATCGACCACAAGCTGGAGAACCGCTCCACCCGGCTCTCCGGTGGTGAGATGCAGCGCGTGGCCATCGGGCGGGCGCTGGTGCGCCGGCCGTCGATCTACCTGATGGACGAGCCGCTTTCCTCCCTCGACGCCAAGCTGCGCGGCGAGCTGCGCCTGGAACTCAAGCGAATCCAGAAGGAAACCGGCTCCACCCTGCTCTATGTCACCCATGACCAGATCGAAGCCATGACCATGGCCGACCGCATCGGAATCCTTGCCGAGGGCAAGCTGGTGCAGATCGGCACGCCGCGCGAGATCTACACCAACCCGGCCAATCTTCACGTCGCCGCCCGCCTCGGCCAGCCGCACATCAACCTTCTGCCGGCCGATCTCCTGCCCGGCCCCACGCCCCCGGCGGGCACGCGCACCATTGGCGCGCGGACCGAGCATCTGGAAATCGCCCGTTCGCCCGACGGCAATGCGGAGATCGTCCGGGTGGAGCATCTGGGCGACCAGAACCACCTCCACATCACCATGGGCGCCCACAAGATCACCACGCTTGCGGACCCGGACATGCCGGTCGATGCCGGGGACCGGATCAGCCTGACCTTGAAGCGACCACTCTATTTCGGGCAGGACGGACAGCGCCTCGCGTGA